Proteins co-encoded in one Bacillus paramycoides genomic window:
- a CDS encoding ArsR/SmtB family transcription factor, which yields MKANKEMYVEITEVLKVLAHPVRLSLVEIMLTKGPTNVTTMYETLQMPQSTISQHLSKLKATKMVTGTRKGLEIYYEVTDSRTKAILSSLL from the coding sequence ATGAAAGCAAATAAAGAAATGTACGTAGAAATCACTGAAGTGTTAAAGGTATTGGCACATCCTGTCCGTTTATCTTTAGTAGAAATAATGCTTACAAAAGGCCCTACTAACGTAACAACAATGTATGAAACATTACAAATGCCTCAAAGTACAATTAGTCAACATTTATCTAAACTAAAAGCTACTAAAATGGTTACAGGTACTCGGAAAGGATTAGAAATTTATTATGAAGTAACGGATAGTCGTACAAAGGCAATTTTATCAAGTTTGTTGTAA